The Armatimonadota bacterium genome contains the following window.
CCTGGTGCGCTTCCGCGGTCGGCTCATCACCGGTCTGCGCCCGCACCGCATCGCCCGCCTGGGCATCGGCCGGACCTTCCAGATTCCCGCCCCCTTTGTCAAGATGACCGTCCTGGACGACGTGGCGGTGGGGGCCTTCATCCATGCGGGGACCATGGCCGCAGCCCGGCGCGCTGCCATGGAGATCCTGGAATTCGTCGGGCTGGCGGGAAAGGCCCGGGAGCTGGTCAGCCAGGTGACGCTGGAAGACCGGAAACGGCTGGAGCTGGCGCGCGCCCTGGCCACGCGGCCGGAGCTGCTGCTGCTGGATGAGGTCATGGCCGGGCTGAACCCCACCGAGGTGCGCGCGGCGGTGGAGCTGATCAGGGCCATCCGCGCCCGTGGCATCACCATCGTAGTGGTGGAGCACGTCATGGACGCCATCCTGTCCCTGTGCGAGCGCATCGTGGTCCTGGACCAGGGGCGGAAGATCGCCGAGGACGTCCCGGAGCGGATCGTCACCGACGAGGCGGTCATCCGCGCCTACCTGGGGGAGCGGCGCCGTGCTGCGCATTGAGGGTATAACCGTAGCCTACGGCCAGGTGGCCGCGCTGCGCGACGCCTCGCTGCTGGTATCCCCGGGAGAGATCGTGTCCATCATCGGCGCCAACGGCGCGGGAAAGACCACGCTGCTACGCACCATCTCAGGCCTGCTCCACCCGCTGTCCGGCACCATCCACTTCCAGACTACGCGCATCGACCGGATGGAACCGCACCAGATCGCCCGGCTGGGTATCGCCCACGTGCCTGAGGGGCGGCGCATCTTCCCCTACCTGAGCGTGCAGGAAAACCTGTGGATGGGCGGGCTGCAGATCAGGGAGCGAACTCAGATCGAGGCCCGCCTGGAGGAGGTCTTCGACCTGTTCCCCGTGCTGGCGCAGCGTCGCCGTCAGGCGGGGGGGACGCTCTCCGGCGGGGAGCAGCAGATGCTGGCCATCGCTCGGGCGCTGATGGCCGACCCCAGGCTGCTGCTGCTGGATGAGCCGTCCCTGGGCCTGGGCCCCAAGGTCGTGGATGCCGTCTTCGACGTGATTGCCAAGCTCCACCAGCAGAGGCGCACCGTGCTGCTCGTGGAGCAGAACGCCTACCTCTCACTGGAGGTGGCGGATCGCGCCTACGTCCTGGAGACCGGACGCATTGTCCTGGAGGGAAGAGCGGCGGAGCTGATGGACCACCCTCATGTCAGGCGTGCCTATCTGGGCCGCTGACGCCTCCGCGGCCGTCCTCCGGAGAAGGGAGGAGAGTATGTCTCGCACCACAGTTGCCCTGCCCGGCCCCCGGGCCCAGGAGCTCCTGTCCCTGCGCCAGCAATACGTCCCCCGCGGGGTGGCCACCACCGTCCCCACGTTCGTGGTCGGAGCGGAGGGAGCCCGCCTGCGGGACGTGGATGGCAACGAGTTCATCGACTTCGCCGCCGGCATCGGCGT
Protein-coding sequences here:
- a CDS encoding ABC transporter ATP-binding protein — translated: MLETQNLTKSFGGILALDGLSLTVPAGTIVGLIGPNGSGKTTFFNLVTGVYPPDRGLVRFRGRLITGLRPHRIARLGIGRTFQIPAPFVKMTVLDDVAVGAFIHAGTMAAARRAAMEILEFVGLAGKARELVSQVTLEDRKRLELARALATRPELLLLDEVMAGLNPTEVRAAVELIRAIRARGITIVVVEHVMDAILSLCERIVVLDQGRKIAEDVPERIVTDEAVIRAYLGERRRAAH
- a CDS encoding ABC transporter ATP-binding protein, encoding MLRIEGITVAYGQVAALRDASLLVSPGEIVSIIGANGAGKTTLLRTISGLLHPLSGTIHFQTTRIDRMEPHQIARLGIAHVPEGRRIFPYLSVQENLWMGGLQIRERTQIEARLEEVFDLFPVLAQRRRQAGGTLSGGEQQMLAIARALMADPRLLLLDEPSLGLGPKVVDAVFDVIAKLHQQRRTVLLVEQNAYLSLEVADRAYVLETGRIVLEGRAAELMDHPHVRRAYLGR